Genomic DNA from Dehalogenimonas lykanthroporepellens BL-DC-9:
CGACCAGACTGAGGAACCGGACGTCAAGCGGGTGGCGGCTCAATTGCTGGCCAGGGTTCCTGCCGGTAAATTCAGCGATGATCAAATCGACGGCAAATCACCGCGGTTTGTCGCCTGTCAGTGACAGGAGGACGGTTGGGCTTGATGATCGATAATTACCCAGTCGGACAGGAGTAGGTACCTTTCTATGTCTATGGGGCATGGTTTTCCTTTTTTTTATGCCAATATCGAAGGTAAAGCCCGGATAACCCAGGGCCTGATTCGGCGCATCATGGGCTATGCGCGCCCTTATCTGAAATGGATTGTGGTCATGATTATCGTGACCCTGGCCGTTACCGGACTCTCGCTTCTGACGCCGCTGATTCTGCGTGATCTCATAGATGTCACCATTCCTGCAGCTGACCTGGGCCGTCTTGGCTGGCTCATCGGAGCCTTGATACTGGTGCCTATCGCCACCAGCGCCCTGAATGTTGTTCAGCGTTGGCTGAATGCCAAAGTAGGTGAGGGTGTAGTATACGATTTACGGGTGGCCCTGTTCGGCCATCTTCAGCGGATGTCGCTGGCCTTTTTCACCAACACCAAGGTCGGTGAGTTGATGAGCCGGCTCAACAATGATGTGGTCGGCGCCCAGAACGCTATCAGCAACACCTTTGTCAGTATCTTCTCCAGTCTGGTTCAGACCACGGTGCTTTTGTCCGTCATGATGGTGCTGGAATGGCGGCTGACACTGGTGGCCGTAGTCGTTCTGCCGTTCTTTCTGGTTGCCGGCAGAAAACTGGGTCGAAGACTTCAGGCCATCGCCCGTGAGCAGATGGACCTGAACGCCCGGATGAACGCGGTAATGCATGAACTGTTGAATATCTCCGGAGCCTTGCTGGTCAAGCTCTTCGGTCGGACTTCGGTCGAGGACCGACGCTTCGAGGAGCGGGCCGCCTCCGTGCGTGACGCTGGTATCCGGCGGGCGGTGACCGGCATGATATTCTTTGTCAGTATCGGTCTGTTGTCAGCACTCGGCATAGCTCTGGTGTACGGCGTCGGCAGTTACCTGGTTATACAGGGGTCACTGACCGTCGGTACCATTGTCGCCCTGGCCGCCTATCTGGGGTCGCTGTATACCGCTCTTCAAACCCTGACCAATGCCCCGGTGGATTTCGCAACCTCCATGGTCAGCTTCGAGCGGGTATTCGAGGTGCTGGACCTGCCCCATGAAATACAGGAAAAGCCGCAAGCCAGGATACTTGGGGATGTTCACGGCGCTCTGACCTTCGACAACGTCAGTTTCCGGTATCAGATAAACGAAAAAGCCCTGCTTTCCGATGTCAGGCGGGTAGGTGACATGCAGAACGTCGATGCGGTTCTGTCCAACGGTAGCCGAATGTTGAAACCCGTCCCCGTTACCGATGGGAAAGCCGCTGAAAACAGTCAGGCTCGTGACTGGGTACTGGAAAACATTTCTTTTACTGCTGAGCCCGGGCACCTGGTTGCCCTCGTCGGGCCTTCTGGTGCCGGCAAAACCACCATGACTTATCTTATTCCCCGGCTTTATGATCCTGTCGCCGGTCGCATTCTGCTGGATGGAACCGATATTCGGGAGGTGAACCTCACTTCCCTGACCGAGCAGATCGGCATGGTAACCCAGGAAACCTATTTGTTCCACGATTCCATACAGGTCAATCTGTTATACGCCCGGCCGGACGCCACCCAGGAACAGATCGAGGCCGCCGCCCGCGCCGCCAATATTCATGACTTCATCATGGGCTTGCCGGCAGGCTACGACGCTGTCGTCGGTGAACGGGGCTATCGTCTGTCGGGTGGGGAAAAACAACGTCTGGCTCTGGCCAGGGTCATCTTGAAAGACCCCCGCATTCTGGTTTTGGACGAAGCTACCAGTTCGCTGGATTCTCAGTCGGAAGCCCTTATCCAGGAAGCGCTGAAACGGGTTATGGCTGGACGTACCAGCATCGTGATAGCTCACCGTCTGTCGACGGTTCTGGCGGCTGACCAGATACTGGTAATCGACAAGGGGCGAATTGTCGAACGTGGCACTCATTCGGTACTTCTGGAAAAACAGGGACTGTATGCGGCTCTCTATGAAACTCAGTTCCGACGACGGCCGGTTGAGGAATGATTCTCCAGCCGGCCATATCCGGTGCCTCACTGAGACGAATTGACCGGGGCGCTGGCCGAACTGGAAGTCGACGAGGACAGCGGTACTTGTAAAGTCCGGGTCTTCGCGGAATAAGCTTAATTCCCTCGATGCCTCTGACGGCGGAAAGTCTTGAAATTTTCCGCCGTTTTTTTTATAGACAGCGGCATCCCGCTTATTGTACACTTTGCCCATTCAAAAACTTACAATAGGAGGGACAATGTTGAAAAGGAAGTTGACCGTTCTGCTTCTGGCGCTTTCCCTGGTCGTCGCCGTGGCCTTGCCCGGTTGTACCAGTGACAGCGAAGACCCGGACCCGACCAATACTGTAACCAAGATCAGAGTAGCTACCGACGCTACCTGGCAGCCTTTTGAGTATGTCGATACCACAAACAATAAAGGAATCTCTGAACAAGTCACGTTTGATGAGGTATAATTAGTCATCCATAAACGAAGGATGGCGAAGTTAATGAAGACCTTGTCATTTGCCAGTCTGGCTTATGCTAACAAAAAGAAACAGACGCGACGGGAAGTATTCCTTCAGGAAATGGATCGGGTAATTCCCTGGAAAGAACTACTGGAAATCATAGTTGAGTATTACCCCAAAGCCGGTAATGGTCGACATCCAATGCCGCTGGAGCGCATGCTACGGATATATTTCATGCAACAGTGGTACGGTTTATCGGATCCGGCGATGGAAGACGCGCTTTACGATATAGAATCGATGAGACGATTTGCCGGAATCGATATCCAATCTGACCCTGTACCGGATGAAAGTACTATACTGCATTTTCGTCATCTGCTGGAGAAGCACAATCTGACCATGGCGTTATTTGAAAAGACAAGGAATTATCTTTCAGACAAAGGTTTATTGTTAAAAGAAGGGACAATAGTCGACGCTACGATAATCAATGCGCCATCTTCGACCAAAAACCGGGATAAGGCCCGAGACCCACAGATGCGACAGACCAAAAAGGGGAATCAGTGGTATTTTGGCATGAAGGCTCATATAGGCGCAGACACCGGCAAGGGACTGGCGCATACGATAGTGGTGACCGATGCCTCAGTTCATGATTCACAGGTCATGGATAAGTTACTGCACGGAGAGGAAAAGGCGGTCTATGGAGATAAAGCCTATACCAGTGAGGAAAGGCAAAGACGTTACGAATCCCGAGGCATTGATTGGCGGGTAAAACGCAAAGCCAGCCGGCACTATCAACTGACACCGGAAGACGCCGAGTTTAACCGAAGACAAGGCAAAGTTCGAGCCAAGGGTGAGCATGCGTTTCTGGTGGTCAAGCATCTATGGCGATACCGGAAGGTCAAATACAAAGGCCTCCACAAGAATATGGTGCAGGTCTTCAGCCTGTTCACGCTGGCTAATTTATATCTGGTACGCCGGGAATTAAGCATGATGGCAACCTGAAGGGTGAATTGCGCCCAATAACCGGAAAACCGCTCCTTCAGGGTGGAGCAAACCGGATAAAGGCCGGTGTAACCTGCCAAAAACACTGCGGTTTCGCTTCGTGGGCGCAAGATATCACCAACAATATCACCGAAACTTTACAACTATGTGTTTTTCAGAGGTTCCTAAAATTGTAGGGTTCGACATCGACCTGATGAACGCCATCGCCGAAAAGGCCGGTCTTGAAGTAGAGTTCGTCAATGTCGAGTGGGACCCCTTGCTGGCCGGTGTAGCTCAGGGTACCTACGACGCGGCTATTTCTTCTATTACCATAAAACCCGATCGCCTGGAAGCGATGAATTTCTCTGACCCGTACTTCGTGGCCGGCCAGATTATCGTTGTTAGAAGCTCGAATACTACCATAAACAGCTCCGATGATCTTGTCGGTAAAAATGTTGGGGTGCAATCTGGCACCACCGGAGATGATGAGGTTTCCGCAATCAATGGTGTTACTCGGACTCCTTTCGATGAAATAGGTCTGGCTTTCGTGGCTCTTAGAAACAACCAGATTGACGCCGTCGTCTGCGATACTCCGGTCGCCCAGGGTTACGTCAGCAAGTACAGCACTGAATTGAAAACAGTCGGCGAAGTTCTGACAACCGAGGAATACGGTATCGCGTTACCCAAGAGCAAGACCGACCTGCTGGCCAAGATCAATCAGGGATTGGCGGCTGTGAAAGCCGAAGGCTTGATTGAGGAACTCGTCCAGAAGTGGCTGGTTGAATAAACAAGACATGATGATAGGGGGGGGCTTGAAAAAGCCCCCCCTATCAGGTTTTCAAGATGAATAAAGCTAACGATTCCCTGAATACTCAGGAAGAACTGAGTTACGTCACCGGCGGCGAAGTTAACGTTCGGCACGACACCTGGTGGTGGCTGGTGGGTGCTGTTGTCGGCCTCGTGATTTTGCTGGTGGTTGTTCAACCCGATCCGTTTCGGGATCTGGTCGTCTTTGCCCGCGATGGTGTTGCCGTCACCATACTGGTCACCATTTCGGCTTACCTCCTGATGCTGGTTGTTGGCCTGTTCGGCGGTCTGGGGCGGCTGGCCAAAAACAAGTTTATTTTCGGTCTGGCTACCATCTATGTCGAGGTCATCCGGGGCATTCCCCTGCTGGTTCAGCTTATCGGCTGGTATTTCGCGTCGCCGGTTGTCATTCAGGCCGTTGGAGAATGGCTGAATTTTGCACCGCTGATGGAATACCGTGCCAATCCTATTGTGACGGCCATCATCGCCATCACGGTTTGCTACGGCGCCTATATGAGTGAAATCGTTCGCGCCGGCATTCAGTCAGTACCTAAAGGTCAGATGGAGGCCGCTCGTTCACTCGGCATGAACCATTTTCAGGCGATGCGTTTTGTGATACTGCCCCAGGCTTTCAGGGTAATCCTGCCGCCGATGGGCAATGAGTTCATTGCTCTGCTGAAGGACTCATCCCTGGTCAGCGTGGTGGCCGTCGCCGATTTGACCCGTCGCGGTCGGGAATTCATGTCCGCGCACTTCAATCCCATTGAAACCTGGACCATGGTCGCCCTGCTTTATCTCATCATGACTCTTTTCGCCTCACGGCTGGTGTCCTATATCGAGAAAAAGACCAAATACGAGAGATAATTCATGCCTGAACCGATTATTAAAATACAGGACATTCACAAGCGCTTCGGGCATGTTCATGCTCTGCGTGGAGTCAGCCTGGACGTTGAGGCCGGCGAAGTTGTGGTCATTATCGGGCCGTCGGGTTCGGGGAAATCCACTTTGCTTCGGTGTATTAACCGTCTGGAAGAATACAATTCCGGTAGTATCGTCGTTGATGGCATGGCGCTGGATTCGGCCCAGAACATCAACGCCGTGCGCCGTGAAGTGGGGATGGTTTTCCAGTCATTCAATCTGTTTTCTCATCTGACGGTACTGGATAATATAACCCTGGCTCAGTTGCAGGTGCGTAAAAGAAACAAGGCCGAGGCCCAGGAAACCGCCCGTGCCCTGTTGCAGAAGGTAGGTATTCCGGAAAAAGAAAAAGCCTATCCCGGTCAGCTCAGCGGCGGCCAGCAACAGCGGGTCGCCATTGCCCGCGCGCTGGCGATGAACCCCAAGGTTATGCTGTTCGATGAGCCAACCTCGGCGTTAGACCCTGAAATGATTAAGGAAGTTCTGGATGTCATGGCCGCTTTGGCCACCGAAGGTATGACCATGGTGGTCGTTTCCCATGAGATGGGTTTTGCCCGGGCCGCGGCCAACCGCATGATATTCATGGATGAAGGTCAGATAGTGGAAATGGCCTCACCCCAGGAATTCTTCACCAATCCACGGCATGAAAGGTCCAAGGCTTTCCTGTCCAAGGTTCTCCATATCCACTAACAGGCCCTTGCAGAGAAGATTTTCGGCATCGCCGTTCTCAATATCCCCGCTATTATACACACCAACCTTGCCATGCATGCTTTCTATATCTCAGCCTCATACAGCAGATAGTGGCTCCGTGTCATACCCAGTGCCTGGTAGGTACGCTGGGCGGTGCGGTTGTGCTGGTCCACGTACAGACGGATTTCCCTGACGTTTCCATCTTCCTGAGCGGCGGTCTTGACCCACTCGTACAACCGGCGATACAGACCCCGCCGGCGGTATTCCGGCGCCACGTAGACGCTCTGAATCCACCAGATGACCCCGTTGCGCCAGTCGCTCCACTCGTAGGTAATCATCGTCTGTGCGGCGGGATATCCGTCGATTTCAGCGATGATATAAAAGCCGTAGGAAGGGTGGCTCAGGAAAAAACTGACGCCGGCGCTGACAGTGGCTTCGTCCAGAAGACGGTTCTCGGTTTCCTTAGCCAGTGCGCGGTTGTAGCCGGTGATGATGGGGATATCTTTCGACCCGGCGCGGCGGATGTTCGGGGTATTGGTCATATTCTTACCTCTTTGCTGGATTGATATTACGATTGTAACCCAAAGGGAAACAATGACGCCAGCCGTATTGACAACGGCTAACGGATGCTATATGCTGAGCGCCAGTTGTTCGGTTCGTGTCATTAGTACCACGCCATCAGCCCGAGTATGGATGACCGTAACTCTCACAACGAGTATAAAGAGAGGAGGTCATCGTATGGCGTTTCAGGACAAAGAAATCCAGTGTTCCGACTGCGGAACCACCTTCACCTTCAGCGCCGCGGACCAGGAATTCTACCAGTCCAAGGGCTACACCAATGAACCCAAACGTTGCGCACCCTGTCGGTCAGCCCGAAAGGCTGAACGTGGTGGGGGATTCGGCGGCGGTCGTCCGGCCCAGATGTTCCCGGCGGTTTGCGCCGAGTGCGGCCAGGAAACCCAGGTTCCCTTCCAACCCCGCGGCGACAAGCCTGTTTATTGCAGTGATTGTTTCCGAAAAGTCAGCCCCGGCAGATAAGACCGGAAAAGACCAACAACAAAGAGGCGGCTATTTAAAGAGCCGCCTCTTTGGCATTATCCGCCCGAGGTAATCCTATTTTTTCTGAGATGGCGGCGCCAGTTTGTCCTGCAATACTCCGGACGACTCCAGCAGGGCGGCTCGAATCTGTTTAACCAGAGCCAAGGCTTCGTCGGCGACCGATTCGACTTTGGCGATATGCTCGGCGGCAACTCTGGCCGCTTCGTTGGCCGCTTTTTCACCGGCCTTCTGGGCTTCCAGCGCCGCGTCCCGGGCGTTCTGGGCGGCGGCATCCGCCAGACGAATACTGTCGTCGATTTCGTCCAGAATCTGAGGCAACGGTTTGGACATGATTTTACTGGTAATCGGTTGGTCAGCCATGAATAACCTCCGTTAATTTTGTTGATTATCTAATCTTATTATAGTCCTGTTGGTCATTCAGTGTAACCGGTTTCGGCCATTTTGATATGACATAATAAATAAATCAGTCGTTAGTCCAGAACCGCCGGTATTATTCGGTTGGTCAAATCGGCGGAATCCCGGCGGCTTACTCTCAGGTAATTGTCGGTGTAGCCTTCCCATTGTCCGTTGCGCTTGCCTTCGAATAATACATCAAAACTCCGGCCGGACATCGAGCGGCGAAACTCGGCTTCACATTCCACGGCCAGTGCCAATAGGCGGTCGGTTCTTTGACGTACTGTCCGGCGGTCCACCTGTCCTTCCATGCCGGCGGCCGGGGTTCCGGGGCGGGCCGAAAATGGAAATACATGAAGGCGGGCAAAGCCGCATTTTTCGATGAACTTCAGGCTGTCTGCGAATTCAGAGTCGGTCTCACCGGGGAATCCGGCGATGATATCGCTGGTGACGGCGGCTTCCGGAACGACCTGGCGGATAGCCACCAGCGCTTCAGCGTATTCGGCGGTATTGTACCGGCGGCGCATTCGGCGCAATACCGGATCACTGCCGCTTTGCAGTGAGAGATGAAAGTGACGGCACATCCGGGGATTACGCCAGCAGGCCATCAGTTCCGGTGTTATCTCTCGGGGCTGAAGGGAAGATATACGCAGTCGTTCGATATCGGTTTCCTTCAATACGGCGTCGATAAGTCCCGCCAGGGCAGTATTGCCGGTACGGTATTCACCGATCTCAGTGCCGGTCAGAACTACTTCCCGACAGCCTTCTCTTCGCCGTGCCCGGATTTCATCAATGACTTTCTCGACCGGTACGGCGCTTTTGCGTGGTCTGACCGTCGGGACGATGCAATAGGCACAGCGATAGTCGCATCCGTCCTGGATCTTGATGAATGAGCGGGTACGCCCGGTGGCGATGGCAGTTCCAACCGTTGCCGGCGGGAAACCGAGCTCGTGTAGTATTTCCGGAATGATGTCTTTCTCCGACATGGCCACTACCTTAGCCACCTCCGGCAGGGCACCGACCGATTCGGCCTGCCGTTCAGCATAACAACCGGTGACGATGACCTTGATTCCAGGTTTGACCCTTCCGGCTGATCTGATAGACTGCCTGGCTTTGCGGTCAGCCAGATTGGTAACGGTGCAGGTATTGACTACCATGATATCGGCGTCCTTCGCCGTATCCGTCAACAGATATCCGACTGCTTCCAGTCCCCGTCGCAATGATTCAGATTCTGCCTGGTTGAGCTTACATCCCTGGGTGGCCAGATATACGCGTGTCATACGGCAACATTATACCAGAATCATCCCGAAACGTACCTGTGCCCGCGTTGACCGGAATGGGGTATTGACCTATAATGGCAATATAAACTTATTATATTGCCGTATTAAAAGGGGGATAGGTTGGCTAAAATCGATAGTCGGGAAGTTGAGCGGGAGAAACTGGCCATCCTTCGAGTTCTGGGCAGTGCCTCCGGGGCTGTCGGCAGTCAGGTTATCGCCCGTCGGCTCCGGGATGAATACGGTATCAAGCTTTCCGAACGCGCTGTCCGCTATCACCTGGGCCTGCTGGACGAACAGGGCTGGACCGACAAGGTGTCCCGCCGCTCCGGGCGGGTGATTACCCCGGCGGGCCTGGAAGAATTGGGGAACGCCCGGGTGACCGACAAGGTCGGCTTCGTTTCCGACAAGATCGAACTTCTGGCCTACCAGAGCACCTTCGACGTCAACCGCCAGGAAGGATTGATTCCGGTCAATATCTCGCTGTTTCCGGGAAACCAGTTCGGTGACGCCATGAAAGTGATGGCTCCGATATTTCGCGCCGGTATCTGTGTCTCCGACCTTATCGCTGTGGAGCAGGCTGGCGGTAATCTCGGCGGTATGCCGGTGCCGGAAGGCTATATCGGGCTGGCCACGGTCTGTTCCATTACCATCAACGCTACGCTCCTCAAATCTGGGGTGCCCATGGATTCCCGTTTCGGCGGTACCCTGCAATATCGGCAGAACCGTCCCTGGCGTTTCACCGACCTGATTCATTACACCGGGTCCTCGCTGGATCCGTCCGAAATATTCATCGCCAGTCGCATGACCGGGGTGACCGAAACCGCTCGGCGGGGATCGGGAAAGATTCTAGCCAACTTCCGGGAGGTGCCGGCCATGAGCCTGCCTATGGTGCGTGACCTGATGTTCGGGCTGGAAAAGGCCGGCATCCGAGGGCTGGTGGATATCGGAGAAAGCGGCAAACCGGTATGTGAAGTCCCGGTCGGGCTGAACAAGGTGGGGCTGATACTCTGCGGCGGCCTGAACCCGGTCGCCGCGGCGGCTGAAGCCGGCATCGCCACCCGCAACCGGGCTATGAGCGGCCTGATGGATTTCCATCGCCTGCGCCGGTTCGCTGAATTCGCCAGGAAGTAATCCATCAGCCGAAAGCGGCCTTGGCTTGGCGGCGGATTATAACTGTGTCTTAATAGCCGCCAGTTGTCGCAGGTGGGCTTTCTCCTCGGCGATGATACCGGCTATGGCCTCACCGGCGTCACCGGAGACGATATCGCGGAGTTGCTCGTAAAACAGGATGGCGTCTTTCTCCGCTTCGATGCCCACCTCGACAGCTTGCCGGTCAGTATCGACTTTGGTTACCAGGTCGGAAGTTGCCAGGTCATCGTTGAAGACGGCTGATTCCACCAGAGCCTTGAAATAGTCGGCATATTCCTCCGCTTCGGCGCCTTCTCCCAGCGTATCGGGAGCTTCGGCCGCCAGGCGCTGAAAGGTCTGAATATGGGCGTGTTCCATGGCCGCCAGTACCACGAAAGCCTCTCTGGTCTCCTCGGATGAACAGGTGCGGGCCAGCGTGTCGTAAAACGCGGCACCGCGCCGTTCGACAGCGATGGCGATGTCATATAGTTCTGTCGGGCTGAAACCGATAGTCATGTTTTTCTCCTGTCCTCTTTTTTCAAGGGGTAACCGTTATGCCAGCCGTTTTTCACAGACAGACCAGTTGATATTTTTGAAGAAAGCGGCAATGTAATCCGGGCGTTTCAGGCCGTAGTCCAGCATGAAGGCGTGTTCCCAGACATCCATCACCAGAATCGACCGGCAACCCGCCAGGTGGCCTGATTCGTGCTGATCTACCCAGACATTGAACAGCCGACCGTTTTCTGTGTCCTGATAAAGCACCGCCCAGCCGACGCCCCGCAGACTGCCGGTGGCGCGGAATTCGGTTTCCCAGGCATCGAAACTGCCCCATTGTTCGGTCAGTTCCTTGACCAGACGACCGCCTGGAATGGGGGTGCCGTTGCCGCCGAGATTACCGAAGTACAGCTCATGAAGTCTGAGGCCGTTCCATTCGAAACCGAATCTCCGCTTGAGTTCGGCGTATTCCGGGGTGCCGCCTTTGGCCTCGCCGGCCAGCGACTGCAAGGTCTCCAGCAATTTATTGACGTTTTTGACATAACCCTGATAGAGAGTGAAATGATTGGATAAGAGCTTGTCCGAAAAACCGGGCATGCCCGTTAGACCGCTGAAATCTTTGGCTTCGTAACCCATATCAATCCCCCTGTATAGTGATTAGCAACATTATAACCCAGCCGGGGACGGGTTCAAACCGTTCAGCCGTTCCTGTGGTCGGGAATGCCGGCGGCTTCAAGCACCAGTTCGGTCAGTCGCGGCATGGCCGCCGCCACCGCCGGAGTGAATTCCAGCGACGGTTCCAGACTGCCGGGCTCTACTCCAAAGAAGGTAAAGTCCTCGGGCAGTTCTCCGGTCAGGCTGAGAAAGAAAACCGCCTCGGTCACCCCCATGTCGTGGGCGGAACGCATGGAACCGGCGGCCGCCTGCAAGTCGGCGACGCCGAATTTGTACAGCGTGCCTGGCGACCCGTCGCCACAGATGGCATCGACGATGATAACCTTTCTGCGGCCGCGAATCAGATCGACGATGACCAGTTGGGAAGTCCCGCCGTCGATGACCTCAGTATCATCGGGCAGGGGGTATTCCATGATTTTTTCAGCTACCCGCACGCCGACACCCTCATCGCCCAGCAGTATGTTGCCGACGCCCAGCACCAGTACCGGTTT
This window encodes:
- a CDS encoding ABC transporter related protein (KEGG: deg:DehalGT_1333 ABC transporter related protein~PFAM: ABC transporter related; ABC transporter transmembrane region~SMART: AAA ATPase), giving the protein MSMGHGFPFFYANIEGKARITQGLIRRIMGYARPYLKWIVVMIIVTLAVTGLSLLTPLILRDLIDVTIPAADLGRLGWLIGALILVPIATSALNVVQRWLNAKVGEGVVYDLRVALFGHLQRMSLAFFTNTKVGELMSRLNNDVVGAQNAISNTFVSIFSSLVQTTVLLSVMMVLEWRLTLVAVVVLPFFLVAGRKLGRRLQAIAREQMDLNARMNAVMHELLNISGALLVKLFGRTSVEDRRFEERAASVRDAGIRRAVTGMIFFVSIGLLSALGIALVYGVGSYLVIQGSLTVGTIVALAAYLGSLYTALQTLTNAPVDFATSMVSFERVFEVLDLPHEIQEKPQARILGDVHGALTFDNVSFRYQINEKALLSDVRRVGDMQNVDAVLSNGSRMLKPVPVTDGKAAENSQARDWVLENISFTAEPGHLVALVGPSGAGKTTMTYLIPRLYDPVAGRILLDGTDIREVNLTSLTEQIGMVTQETYLFHDSIQVNLLYARPDATQEQIEAAARAANIHDFIMGLPAGYDAVVGERGYRLSGGEKQRLALARVILKDPRILVLDEATSSLDSQSEALIQEALKRVMAGRTSIVIAHRLSTVLAADQILVIDKGRIVERGTHSVLLEKQGLYAALYETQFRRRPVEE
- a CDS encoding transposase IS4 family protein (PFAM: transposase IS4 family protein~KEGG: nha:Nham_4268 transposase, IS4) yields the protein MKTLSFASLAYANKKKQTRREVFLQEMDRVIPWKELLEIIVEYYPKAGNGRHPMPLERMLRIYFMQQWYGLSDPAMEDALYDIESMRRFAGIDIQSDPVPDESTILHFRHLLEKHNLTMALFEKTRNYLSDKGLLLKEGTIVDATIINAPSSTKNRDKARDPQMRQTKKGNQWYFGMKAHIGADTGKGLAHTIVVTDASVHDSQVMDKLLHGEEKAVYGDKAYTSEERQRRYESRGIDWRVKRKASRHYQLTPEDAEFNRRQGKVRAKGEHAFLVVKHLWRYRKVKYKGLHKNMVQVFSLFTLANLYLVRRELSMMAT
- a CDS encoding polar amino acid ABC transporter, inner membrane subunit (KEGG: det:DET0418 His/Glu/Gln/Arg/opine ABC transporter permease~TIGRFAM: polar amino acid ABC transporter, inner membrane subunit~PFAM: binding-protein-dependent transport systems inner membrane component); translated protein: MNKANDSLNTQEELSYVTGGEVNVRHDTWWWLVGAVVGLVILLVVVQPDPFRDLVVFARDGVAVTILVTISAYLLMLVVGLFGGLGRLAKNKFIFGLATIYVEVIRGIPLLVQLIGWYFASPVVIQAVGEWLNFAPLMEYRANPIVTAIIAITVCYGAYMSEIVRAGIQSVPKGQMEAARSLGMNHFQAMRFVILPQAFRVILPPMGNEFIALLKDSSLVSVVAVADLTRRGREFMSAHFNPIETWTMVALLYLIMTLFASRLVSYIEKKTKYER
- a CDS encoding ABC transporter related protein (KEGG: dev:DhcVS_360 amino acid ABC transporter, ATP-binding protein~PFAM: ABC transporter related~SMART: AAA ATPase), which translates into the protein MPEPIIKIQDIHKRFGHVHALRGVSLDVEAGEVVVIIGPSGSGKSTLLRCINRLEEYNSGSIVVDGMALDSAQNINAVRREVGMVFQSFNLFSHLTVLDNITLAQLQVRKRNKAEAQETARALLQKVGIPEKEKAYPGQLSGGQQQRVAIARALAMNPKVMLFDEPTSALDPEMIKEVLDVMAALATEGMTMVVVSHEMGFARAAANRMIFMDEGQIVEMASPQEFFTNPRHERSKAFLSKVLHIH
- a CDS encoding GCN5-related N-acetyltransferase (PFAM: GCN5-related N-acetyltransferase~KEGG: dev:DhcVS_1112 acetyltransferase, GNAT family), which translates into the protein MTNTPNIRRAGSKDIPIITGYNRALAKETENRLLDEATVSAGVSFFLSHPSYGFYIIAEIDGYPAAQTMITYEWSDWRNGVIWWIQSVYVAPEYRRRGLYRRLYEWVKTAAQEDGNVREIRLYVDQHNRTAQRTYQALGMTRSHYLLYEAEI
- a CDS encoding conserved hypothetical protein (KEGG: dev:DhcVS_1080 hypothetical protein) yields the protein MAFQDKEIQCSDCGTTFTFSAADQEFYQSKGYTNEPKRCAPCRSARKAERGGGFGGGRPAQMFPAVCAECGQETQVPFQPRGDKPVYCSDCFRKVSPGR
- a CDS encoding conserved hypothetical protein (KEGG: det:DET0754 hypothetical protein); this translates as MADQPITSKIMSKPLPQILDEIDDSIRLADAAAQNARDAALEAQKAGEKAANEAARVAAEHIAKVESVADEALALVKQIRAALLESSGVLQDKLAPPSQKK
- a CDS encoding MiaB-like tRNA modifying enzyme (TIGRFAM: MiaB-like tRNA modifying enzyme; RNA modification enzyme, MiaB family~PFAM: Protein of unknown function UPF0004 ; Radical SAM domain protein~KEGG: det:DET0962 MiaB family tRNA modification protein~SMART: Elongator protein 3/MiaB/NifB), whose product is MTRVYLATQGCKLNQAESESLRRGLEAVGYLLTDTAKDADIMVVNTCTVTNLADRKARQSIRSAGRVKPGIKVIVTGCYAERQAESVGALPEVAKVVAMSEKDIIPEILHELGFPPATVGTAIATGRTRSFIKIQDGCDYRCAYCIVPTVRPRKSAVPVEKVIDEIRARRREGCREVVLTGTEIGEYRTGNTALAGLIDAVLKETDIERLRISSLQPREITPELMACWRNPRMCRHFHLSLQSGSDPVLRRMRRRYNTAEYAEALVAIRQVVPEAAVTSDIIAGFPGETDSEFADSLKFIEKCGFARLHVFPFSARPGTPAAGMEGQVDRRTVRQRTDRLLALAVECEAEFRRSMSGRSFDVLFEGKRNGQWEGYTDNYLRVSRRDSADLTNRIIPAVLD
- a CDS encoding Protein of unknown function DUF128 (PFAM: Protein of unknown function DUF128; Ribonuclease R winged-helix domain protein~KEGG: deb:DehaBAV1_0852 hypothetical protein), translated to MAKIDSREVEREKLAILRVLGSASGAVGSQVIARRLRDEYGIKLSERAVRYHLGLLDEQGWTDKVSRRSGRVITPAGLEELGNARVTDKVGFVSDKIELLAYQSTFDVNRQEGLIPVNISLFPGNQFGDAMKVMAPIFRAGICVSDLIAVEQAGGNLGGMPVPEGYIGLATVCSITINATLLKSGVPMDSRFGGTLQYRQNRPWRFTDLIHYTGSSLDPSEIFIASRMTGVTETARRGSGKILANFREVPAMSLPMVRDLMFGLEKAGIRGLVDIGESGKPVCEVPVGLNKVGLILCGGLNPVAAAAEAGIATRNRAMSGLMDFHRLRRFAEFARK